Part of the Ornithinimicrobium flavum genome, AGGTGGCCGCGACGGCACGCCTGGAGGACGGGAGCGTGGAGGTGACCGCCTTCTCGCTGCCGGGGCTGGGGCTCGGCGGCTTCCTCGAGGACGGGCACCCGTCCCCGACCTTCCTGGACCCATCGTCGGTGTTCGTCTCGGGGGACGTCGAGCCCTGGTGGCGGGGCGGGGAGGACCTCACGGTCTACCTCTACCGCCTGCCCGCCGAGGCCCGATGGGCACGTCCGGTGATCGACAGTTCCGCTTCGCCGCCGGTGGTGGGCGCACCCGTGGCCGCGACCGCGGTCGGGGACTCGGCGTTCGCCGTCAGCGTGCTGACCAGGCAGGAGATGGTCGAGGCCGGGGTGTGGGGAGCCTTCGAGTGGTCCTCGGACGGTGAGACCTGGCACGCGACGCAGGACCGGTCGGACGCGTCGGCCGGTGACGCCGGCCCCGTGGAGGAGGGCGACCTGGTCACCCTGCTGGGCGAGACGTACGAGGTCGGCGTTGACGTCCAGGGCTGGCCGACGCTCCTCGACGAGAACGGTCAGACCTTCCTCGGCGTGAGCGAGAGGGAGGGGCCCTCGGCCGGCGGCGTCGTGATGTGGCGCGAGCGCTGGTGGCCGTGGTCGGGTCGTCACGCCGTGCACTTCTACGTCGACTGGGAACCGCCCGCCGGTGCCGAGCTCGTCGTCCGGGGTGACGGTGACTGGTTCTCGCCGCAGGACGCGGTGACGATCTCCGGCCCGGAGGGCGTGGTCACCCTGGTCTCGGTCCCGGCCGAGGCCGGCGGCCCGTCCGTCACCGGGCTGGGCCTGCGGACCGACGACGGCGTCACGCCCGTCACCCCCGACTAACCCCCCCCACCCCCACCGGCCGCCCCGTCTGGTTGGTCTCACCCCCACCGGCCGCGCCGTGTGGTTGCGTTCACCTCGACCGGCCGCGTCCCGTGGTGGGTCGCCTGCATGCCGCCCAACCACAGGAGGCGGCCGGTGCCCCTGGGAGCAACCACAGGAGGCGGCCGGTGCTCCTGGGGCCAACCACAGGAGGCGGCCGGTGCCATGGGGGCTGGGCGGGCTGCATACCCGGGAGAGAGCCGGGGGGCCCGCCTGCCCCACCTAGACTGGTGACCCATGACCCACGTCCTCACCTCCGTCGCCTGGCCCTACGCCAACGGCCCGCGCCACATCGGCCACGTGGCCGGGTTCGGCGTCCCGTCCGACGTCTTCAGCAGGTACATGCGGATGGCGGGGCACGACGTGCTCATGGTGAGCGGCTCGGACGAGCACGGCACGCCGATCCTGGTGCAGGCGGACAAGGCCGGGATGAGCCCGCAGGAGTTCATCGACGTCAACCACCGGGCCATCGCCGAGGACCTCGTGGCACTCGGGGTCTCCTACGACCTCTACACCCGCACGACCACGGCCAACCACCACCACGTCGTGCAGCAGATGTTCCTCGCCTGCCACGCCAACGGCTACATGGTCGAGCAGACGCAGCAGGTCGCCATCAGCCCCTCCACCGGCCGCACCCTGCCGGACCGCTTCATCGAGGGCACCTGCCCGATCTGCGGGTATGCCGAGGCGCGGGGCGACCAGTGCGACAGCTGCGGCAACCAGCTGGACCCGACCGACCTGCGGGACCCACGCTCGAAGATCAACGGCGAGACGCCCGAGTTCAAGGACACCCAACACTTCTTCCTCGACCTGCCCGCCCTGGCCGAGGCGCTGGGGGAGTGGCTCGACGGTCGCGAGGCCAGCGGGTTGTGGCGGCCCAACGTCATCAAGTTCTCCCAGAACATCCTGCAGGAGATCCGCCCCCGGGCGATGACCCGCGACATCGACTGGGGCATCACGGTGCCGCTGGAGGGCTGGTCGGACGACCCGACCAAGAAGCTCTACGTCTGGTTCGACGCCGTCATCGGCTACCTCTCGGCCTCGGTCGAGTGGGCCCGGCGCACCGGTGACCCCGAGCGCTGGCGCGAGTGGTGGAACGACACCGAGTCCCCGTCCTACTACTTCATGGGCAAGGACAACATCACCTTCCACTCCCAGATCTGGCCGGCGGAGATGCTGGCCCACAACGGCCGGGGGAGCCGGGGCGGCGACGTCGGCCCCTTCGGCGAGCTCAACCTGCCGACGGAGGTGGTCTCCAGCGAGTTCCTCACCATGGAGGGCAAGCAGTTCTCCACCTCCCGCAGCGTGGTCATCTACGTCCGGGACGTGCTCGAGCGCTACCAGCCCGACGCGCTGCGCTACTTCCTCTCGGCGGCGGCCCCGGAGACCGCCGACTCCGACTTCTCCTGGCCCGAGTTCCTCAAGCGCACCAACACCGAGCTCGTCGCCGGCTGGGGCAACCTGGTCAACCGCACCGCCTCGATGATCGCCAAGAACTTCGGCGAGATCCCGCCCGCCGGCGAGCTGGAGGAGGTCGACCGCGCGCTGCTGGACCAGGTGCGCGCCGGCTTCGAGACCGTCGGTCGCCTCATCGGGACCCACAAGCAGAAGGCCGGCCTGGCCGAGGCCATGCGCCTGGTCGGGGTGGCCAACGCCTACGTCTCGGCCACCGAGCCCTTCAAGCTCAAGGGTGAGGACCAGCGGGAGCGGCTGGGCACGGTGCTCCACGTCCTGGCCCAGGCCGTCGTCGACCTCAACACCCTCCTGTCCCCCTACCTCCCGCACAGCTCGACGGCGGTCCACCGGGCGCTGGGTGGGGAGGGCGTCTTCCAGCCGATGCCGGAGGTCCGCGAGGTGAGCGACCTCGACGACCCCACGCGCGGGGACTACCCCGTCATCACCGGCGACTACTCCTCCGCCCCCCGCTGGGAGCACCGGCCCGTCGCCGTCGGCGCCCCCGTCGCCAAGCCGTCGCCGATCTTCACCAAGCTCGACCCCTCGGTCGTCGAGGAGGAGCGGGCCCGCCTCGGGCTCGAGGACGACGTGCAGGTCCAGGTATGACGTGGGGCGCCGCGGCCGGTCCGCGTCCGGAGGCCCCGTGACCGACCCGCGCGCCGACCCGCGCGCCGGCCAGCGACCCCCTGCCCCGGACCCGCTGCCGATCCCGGTGGCGGACAACCACGCCCACCTCGACATCCGGCGCGACGACGCCCCGGAGGTGGGGCTGGAGCAGCAGATCGCCGAGGCCGCGGCGGTCGGGGTGGACCGGATGGTGCAGATCGGTTGCGACATCGGGTCCGCCCGGTGGACCGTGAGCATCCTCGACCAGCACCCCGCCCTCCTGGGTGGGATCGCGATCCACCCCAACGAGGCGCCGAAGCACGAGGCCGCCGGTGACCTGGACGACGTCCTCGACGAGATCGCCTCTCTCGCAACCCATCCGCGGATCCGCGCGATCGGGGAGACGGGGCTGGACTACTACCGCACCGGGCCGGACGGCGTTGCGGCGCAGCAGGAGTCGTTCCGCCGCCACATCGCCCTGGCTAAGGAGACGGGTCTCGCGCTGCAGATCCACGACCGGGACGCCCACGACGACGTGCTGCGGATCCTGGCGGAGGAGGGAGCGCCCGAGCGGACCGTCCTGCACTGCTACTCGGGCGACATGGAGATGGCCCGCGAGTGCGTGCGGCGCGGCTACTACCTGTCCTTCGCCGGCACCGTGACCTTCCGCTCGGCCAGGGGTCTGCGGGACGCGCTGGCGGTGACGCCGGTCGAGCACCTGCTCGTGGAGACCGACGCCCCCTACCTCACCCCGACGCCTCACCGGGGGCGCGCCAACGCCTCATACCTGCTGCCCCTGACGGTGCGGGCGATGGCCGCGACGCTCGGCACGAGCGTGCCGGAGCTGTGCCAGGCGCTGTCGGACAACAGCGAGCGCGTCTACGGCCCCTGGGCGTAGGGCTCCTCAGCGCTCGTTGTTGCGCTCGGCGGCCCGGGCGCCCAGCGTCGTGAGCGTGTCGACGATCCTCGAGTCGAGCCGGCGGCTGGCCTCGCGACCCTCGACGACCTCGGCGGGGTCCGTCGCCCCGACCCGGTGGGGTGCCGACGGCAGCAGCCGGGACCCCAGCCCCATGAGCCGCGTCGTCGTCCCCGGCAGCAGCCCTCGGAAGCGGACCCCCACCTTGGTCAACGGGGTCAGTTCGCACCGGACCTCCCCGGCGAGGACGGCGTCCACGATCCTGCGGGCGGCGCGGTCGGCCGACATCGCGAGCAGCGGCAACGAGGCGGCCGGGCCGAACCACGCGTACTCCCTGGACGCCCGGCCGGTGAAGTGCGCCCGCTCGTGCGACCCGGTGCGCATCAGTCCGGGGACGACGGTCGTGGCGGTGACCCCGCTGCCGGACAGCTCGGCCGCCAGACCCTCGCTGAAGGCGACCGCGCCCGACTTGGCCACCGCGTAGGGCCACAGGTGCGGCGGGGTCACCTCGCCGCCGATCGAGGTGACCGTGCCGATCCGGCCGCGGCCGCGCTCCCGCATCGCGGCCACCACCGGCAGGGTCACGTTGATCGGGCCGTGCAGCATCGTGCCGAGGGAGGCGTCGAAGTGCTCGAAGGTCATCGACTCCGCCGGCCCCACCTGGATCACCCCGGCCACCGTGACGAGGACCTCGATCGGGCCCACCCCCGACTCCACGTCACGCACGAGGTCGAGCACCGCGGCCCGGTCGCTGACGTCGCACACCCTCACCTCGACCTGGCCGCCGGGGACGGCGTCGACCAGCTGGTCCCTGGCCGCCTCGAGGTCCGACCGGGTCCGCGAGCAGATGACGACCCGGTGGCCCCGGGCGAGCAGCTCCCGGGCGACGAGCAGGCCGAGCCCGCGAGAGGCTCCCAGGACGAGGGCCAGAGGGCGCGCGGACGGGCTGGGCGAGGTGGGGGATGGGGACGAGGGAGGCATGGTGCCAACGTAGGCCCGCCCGCACCCCGGTGCCCGTCGAGCGCGCGCGGCGCCGCGGCGCGTCATACCGTCGCGGCATGAGAGCACTCACCTGGCACGGCGTCGAGGACGTCCGCGTCGAGACCGTCCCCGACCCCGTCATCGAGGCACCCACCGACGCCGTCGTGCGCGTCACCTCCACCGCGATCTGCGGGTCCGACCTGCACCTCTACAAGGTGCTCGGGCCCTACCTGCACGAGGGCGACGTCCTGGGCCACGAGTTCATGGGCGTCGTGGAGGCGGTCGGCGGTGAGACGGGCGAGCTGAAGGTGGGCGACCGGGTCGTCGTGCCGTTCAACATCTCCTGCGGCTCCTGCTGGATGTGCGAGCGGGGTCTCTTCGCCCAGTGCGAGACGACGCAGAACACCGAGCACGGCAAGGGCGCCTCCCTCTTCGGCTACACCGACATGTACGGCGCCGTGCCGGGCGGTCAGTCCGAGCTGGTCCGGGTGCCGCAGGCGCAGTTCGGGCCGGTGCGGCTGCCCGAGCACGGTGCCGACGAGCGCTTCCTCTACCTGTCCGACATCCTCCCCACCGCCTGGCAGGGGGTGAGGTGGGCCGACGTCCCCGAGGGCGGGACCCTGGCCGTGATAGGCCTGGGCCCGGTGGGCCAGCTCGCCGTGCGGGCGGCCCGCCACCTCGGGATGCGCGTGATCGGCGTCGACCTCGTCCCCGAGCGGCTCGCGCTCGCGGCCGAGTGGGGCGCCGAGGTGCTCGACGTGAGGACCGACGGGCTGGACAGCCCGGTCAAGGTCGGCGACGCGGTCCGCGACCTCACCGACGGGCGGGGGGCGGAAGGCACGCTGGACGCGGTCGGTATGGAGGCGCACGGCAACCCGGTGGCCGCGGCGATGATCAGCGCCGTCGGCAAGCTCCCCGGGGTCGTCTCCCGGCCGATGATCGAGCACGCGGCCATCGACCGGCTCGCCGCTCTCCACTCCTCCATCGAGGCGGTGCGACGGGGCGGCACCGTCTCGGTCAGCGGTGTCTACGGCGGCGCGGTCGACCCGATGCCGATGATGGACATGTTCGACAAGGGCCTGACCGTGCGGATGGGGCAGTGCCACGTCAAGCGCTGGACCGACGAGCTCCTCGAGCTGGTCAGCCAGGACGAGGACGTGCTCGGCCTGGAGACCCTGGCGACGCACCGGGTGCCGCTCGAGGAGGCCCCGCAGATGTACGAGACCTTCCAGAAGAAGGAGGACGGCTGCATCAAGGTCGTGCTTCGGCCCTGAGGGGTCCCGGCCACCCCGGCATGACCGATAATGCCGGGGTGAGGGACGACACCGTGGGCGCCGGCGACGACGACCGCGACGACCGCGGCGGCGACGCCCGCGGCGGGGCGGACCCGGTCGAGCACCTGCTGGGGCCGGGGGAGGTCCGGGCGCTGGCGGCCCGGCTCGGCATCCGTCCCACCAAGCAGTGGGGCCAGAACTTCGTCATCGACAAGGGCACGGTGCGTCGCATCGTGCGCACCGCCGACCTCACGGGCCGCGACACCGTGCTGGAGGTCGGGCCCGGGCTCGGGTCGCTCACCCTGGCCCTGCTCCCGGTGGCGCGTCACGTGACCGCCGTCGAGATCGACCCGTCCCTGGCCGGGCAGCTCCCGGGGACCGTGCAGGACCTGGCCCCCGACCTCGCGGACCGGCTCACCGTGGTGCAGGCCGACGCGCTGCGCCTCGAGGCCCTGCCGGACCCGCAGCCGACGGCCCTGGTGGCCAACCTTCCCTACAACGTCGCCGTCCCGGTGGTCCTCCACCTCCTGGCGACGGTGCCCACGCTGCGGACCGTGCTGGTCATGGTGCAGCTGGAGGTGGCCGAGCGCCTTGCCGCCCGACCCGGCTCCAAGGTGTATGGCGTCCCCTCGGCGAAGGCCGCCTGGTACGCCGACGTGTCCTCCGCCGGGCGGATCGGGCGCAACGTCTTCTGGCCTGCCCCGAACGTCGACTCGGGGCTGGTGCGGATGGTGCGCCGCGACCCTCCTGTCGCCACGGCCTCGCGCCAGGAGGTCTTCGCCGTCGTGGACGCCGCCTTCGCCCAGCGGCGCAAGACCCTGCGTGCGGCGCTCGCCGGCTGGGCAGGCTCCGCGCCCCGGGCGGAGGAGATCCTGCGTGCCGCGGCCGTCGACCCGCAGGCCCGGGGTGAGGTGCTCCCGATCGAGGACTTCGCGCGCGTCGCCGACGCCGCCCGGCGCCTGGGCGCCCGGGAGGTCGACGGCGGCCCGTCCCCGGCGGCGTCCGACGACATAGGGTGAGTGGCATGACCACCGGCCACCTGACGGACGCGCACGCGGTGACCGTCAGGGTGCCCGGCAAGATCAACCTCGGCCTGTCGGTGGGGCCGCTGCGCGAGGACGGCTTCCACGAGCTGTCGACGGTCTTCCACGCCGTGAGCCTCTACGACCACGTGACGGTGCGGCCGGCGGCGAAGTGGTCGGTGCACGTCACCGGCCCCTACGCCGACCGCGTGCCGACCGACGGGACCAACCTGGCGCTCGTGGCCGCCCGCACCCTGGCCCGGCGCCGGATGCGACGGGCGAAGGTCGACCCGGTCCGCATCGAAATAGACAAGCAGATCCCGGTCGCCGGCGGCATGGCCGGCGGGAGCGCGGACGCCGCGGCCACGCTCGTCGCCTGCCGTGAGCTGTGGGCCCTGGACCACATCGAGAACGACCTGCTGGAGATCATGGCCGGGAGCCTCGGCTCCGACATCCCCTTCCTGCTGCACGGCGGCACGGCGATCGGCTCGGGTCGCGGTGAGCAGATCACCCCCGTCCTCGCTCGTGGCGAGCTGCACTGGGTGCTCTGGGCGGGACAGGGCCTGAGCCTGTCGACCCCGGCGGTCTACGGCGAGTGCGACCGGCTGCGCGAGCTGACCGGGACGGGCGCGCCGTCCCCCCAGCCCTCCGAGGCGCTCATCACGGCCCTGCGTCGGATGGACACGGACGAGGTCGCCGCGGCGCTCCACAACGACCTGCAGCCCGCGGCGGTCTCGCTGCAGCCCGCGCTGGCGACGGTCCTGGAGGTCGGCCTCGACCTGGGGGCCAGGGCCGGCCTGGTCTCCGGCAGCGGTCCGACGGTCGCCTTCCTGGTGGGGTCGCAGGCCGAGGCGATCGACCTGTCCGTCGGGCTCGCCGCCAACGGCCCCCCGGGCGACATCGTGCGCGCCCTCGGCCCGGTGCCCGGGTGCCAGATCGTCCCTCAGCGCGTCCCGGGGGCCCCGGCCGCCGCGCCGGTGACCTCCAGGTCGACCCCGTCCGCGTCCTCGCGGTCGATTCCGTCCGCCACCTCCCGGTCGACCCCGTCCGCCACCTCCCGGTCGACGCCGCCCGCATCCTCCCGGCCCGGGCCGCTCGGCCCCGTGCCCGGCTGATGGCGTCCCCTCCTCCTGCCGCCCTCGTCGCTCTAGACAAGGCCCACCTGGTGGCGGGCACCCAGGTCCTGCTCGACGACGTGTCCGTCGGGGTGGGCGACGGGGACCGCATCGGCGTCGTCGGACGCAACGGCGGGGGCAAGACGTCTCTGCTGTCGGTGGTGCGCGGCACCCGCGAGCTGGACGCCGGTCGGGTGGTCCGCACCGGTCACGTGACGGTGGGGATGCTCGCCCAGAGCGACGACCTCGACCCCGCGGCGACGGTCGGGCAGGTCGTGCTCGGGGACCTCGCCGAGCACGAGTGGGCAGGTGACGGCCGGGTGCGGGAGGTGCTCGACGGGTTGCTGGGCGGCACCGACGCCGCAGCCCTCGGCGGGTGGGACACCGTGGTCGGTCCCCTGTCCGGCGGGGAGCGCCGTCGCCTCGCGCTCGCCGCGCTGCTGGTCCAGGACCCCGACCTGCTCATCCTCGACGAACCCACCAACCACCTGGACGTCGAGGGAGTCTCCTGGCTGGCTGCATACCTCTCGGGGCGGCGGCCCCGCGCCGGCAACGCCCTCCTGGTCGTGACGCACGACCGGTGGTTCCTCGACGAGGTCTCCACGCGCACCTGGGAGGTGGGCGAGGGGCAGGTCCACACCTACGAGGGCGGGTATGCCGCCTACGTCCTGGCCAAGGTCGAGCGCCAGCGGGTGGCGAAGGTGACCGAGGAGCGCCGGGCGAACCTCGCCCGCAAGGAGCTGGCCTGGTTGCGCCGCGGACCGCCGGCGCGCACGAGCAAGCCACGCTTCCGGATCGACGCCGCAAACGAGCTCATCGAGGGCGAGCCCCCGCCCCGCGACACCGTCGAGCTGGTGCGTTTCGCGACCACGCGGCTGGGCAAGGACGTGCTGGACCTGCTCGACGCCACCGTGACGGTGGGTGAACGCACGCTGCTGCGGGACGTCACGTGGCGGATCGGACCCGGTGACCGGTACGGCATGGTGGGGGTCAACGGGGCCGGCAAGTCCACCCTCCTGCGCGTCCTGCAGGGTCAGCACCCCCTGGCGGCGGGGCGGCTCAAGGTGGGCAAGACGGTGCGTATGGCGTGCCTCACCCAGGAGCTGCGCGAGCTGGACCGGGTCGCGGGTTGGTCGGTCATCGACTCGATCACCGAGGTGCGGTCGTTCACGGTCATCGGGGGCAAGGAGGTGTCGGCCAGCTCCCTGGCCAAGCGGCTCGGCTTCAGTGGCGGCCGCCAGCAGTCGCGGGTGGGAGACCTCTCCGGCGGGGAACGGCGCCGGCTGCAGTTCGTGCGGCTCCTCATGGACGAGCCCAACGTCCTGCTGCTCGACGAGCCCACCAACGACCTCGACATCGACACGCTCACGGCCATGGAGGACGTCCTGGACGGCTGGGCCGGCACGCTGATCGTGGTCTCGCACGACCGCTACCTCCTCGAGCGTATGACGGACCGCCAGGTCGCCCTGCTGGGTGACGGTGGGCTCCGGGACCTGCCGGGAGGCGTGGAGCAGTACCTCCAGCTCCGCGCCGGCATGCGGGCGACGCAGCAGTCCGGGAGTGGCTCGGGCCGGGGTGGGGCGGGACGGGACGGTGCGGGATCGGGGCGGGACGGTGCGGGATCTGCGCCGGGGGCGACCGACGGCGGCGCCTCGGCAGCGCAGGTGGGAGGTGCGGGGTCGACAGCTGGTGGTCCGGCCTGGTCCGCGGCCGAGGTGCGCGAGGCGCGCAAGACGCTGTCGCGGGTCGAGCGGGCGCTGGACCGTCTGCACGCCCAGGAGGCGAGGCTGCACGACCGGATGGCCGACGCCGCGACCGACCCGGACGCGCTCGGGCGGCTGACAGCCGAGCTGCAGGAGCTGCACGACCAGGAGCAGGAGCTGGAGCTGGAGTGGTTGGAGGCGTCCGAGGCCGCGCAGGGCTGACGTCCGCGCTTCCTCCGTCCCACGCCCCTCACCTCCCCGAACTGTGCGGCCCTCTCCACCTCCCCTCTCCGAACTGTGCGGCCCTCTCCACCTCCCCTCTCCGAACTGTGCGGCCCTCTCCACCTCCACCTCCACCTCCACCTCCACCTCCACCTCCACCTCCACCTCTTCCGTCCTCCCGGGCGCCGTCGTCCGTCACCTCCCGGATTCTCTCCGGCATCCTTGGCATTCGGACCTGTCATTCATACATGTGTCTGATGACTGTTGACGGATCTCGAACATGTGTAGTATTAT contains:
- the metG gene encoding methionine--tRNA ligase, with product MTHVLTSVAWPYANGPRHIGHVAGFGVPSDVFSRYMRMAGHDVLMVSGSDEHGTPILVQADKAGMSPQEFIDVNHRAIAEDLVALGVSYDLYTRTTTANHHHVVQQMFLACHANGYMVEQTQQVAISPSTGRTLPDRFIEGTCPICGYAEARGDQCDSCGNQLDPTDLRDPRSKINGETPEFKDTQHFFLDLPALAEALGEWLDGREASGLWRPNVIKFSQNILQEIRPRAMTRDIDWGITVPLEGWSDDPTKKLYVWFDAVIGYLSASVEWARRTGDPERWREWWNDTESPSYYFMGKDNITFHSQIWPAEMLAHNGRGSRGGDVGPFGELNLPTEVVSSEFLTMEGKQFSTSRSVVIYVRDVLERYQPDALRYFLSAAAPETADSDFSWPEFLKRTNTELVAGWGNLVNRTASMIAKNFGEIPPAGELEEVDRALLDQVRAGFETVGRLIGTHKQKAGLAEAMRLVGVANAYVSATEPFKLKGEDQRERLGTVLHVLAQAVVDLNTLLSPYLPHSSTAVHRALGGEGVFQPMPEVREVSDLDDPTRGDYPVITGDYSSAPRWEHRPVAVGAPVAKPSPIFTKLDPSVVEEERARLGLEDDVQVQV
- a CDS encoding SDR family NAD(P)-dependent oxidoreductase — translated: MPPSSPSPTSPSPSARPLALVLGASRGLGLLVARELLARGHRVVICSRTRSDLEAARDQLVDAVPGGQVEVRVCDVSDRAAVLDLVRDVESGVGPIEVLVTVAGVIQVGPAESMTFEHFDASLGTMLHGPINVTLPVVAAMRERGRGRIGTVTSIGGEVTPPHLWPYAVAKSGAVAFSEGLAAELSGSGVTATTVVPGLMRTGSHERAHFTGRASREYAWFGPAASLPLLAMSADRAARRIVDAVLAGEVRCELTPLTKVGVRFRGLLPGTTTRLMGLGSRLLPSAPHRVGATDPAEVVEGREASRRLDSRIVDTLTTLGARAAERNNER
- a CDS encoding TatD family hydrolase, yielding MTDPRADPRAGQRPPAPDPLPIPVADNHAHLDIRRDDAPEVGLEQQIAEAAAVGVDRMVQIGCDIGSARWTVSILDQHPALLGGIAIHPNEAPKHEAAGDLDDVLDEIASLATHPRIRAIGETGLDYYRTGPDGVAAQQESFRRHIALAKETGLALQIHDRDAHDDVLRILAEEGAPERTVLHCYSGDMEMARECVRRGYYLSFAGTVTFRSARGLRDALAVTPVEHLLVETDAPYLTPTPHRGRANASYLLPLTVRAMAATLGTSVPELCQALSDNSERVYGPWA
- a CDS encoding 4-(cytidine 5'-diphospho)-2-C-methyl-D-erythritol kinase, whose translation is MTTGHLTDAHAVTVRVPGKINLGLSVGPLREDGFHELSTVFHAVSLYDHVTVRPAAKWSVHVTGPYADRVPTDGTNLALVAARTLARRRMRRAKVDPVRIEIDKQIPVAGGMAGGSADAAATLVACRELWALDHIENDLLEIMAGSLGSDIPFLLHGGTAIGSGRGEQITPVLARGELHWVLWAGQGLSLSTPAVYGECDRLRELTGTGAPSPQPSEALITALRRMDTDEVAAALHNDLQPAAVSLQPALATVLEVGLDLGARAGLVSGSGPTVAFLVGSQAEAIDLSVGLAANGPPGDIVRALGPVPGCQIVPQRVPGAPAAAPVTSRSTPSASSRSIPSATSRSTPSATSRSTPPASSRPGPLGPVPG
- the rsmA gene encoding 16S rRNA (adenine(1518)-N(6)/adenine(1519)-N(6))-dimethyltransferase RsmA, which gives rise to MRDDTVGAGDDDRDDRGGDARGGADPVEHLLGPGEVRALAARLGIRPTKQWGQNFVIDKGTVRRIVRTADLTGRDTVLEVGPGLGSLTLALLPVARHVTAVEIDPSLAGQLPGTVQDLAPDLADRLTVVQADALRLEALPDPQPTALVANLPYNVAVPVVLHLLATVPTLRTVLVMVQLEVAERLAARPGSKVYGVPSAKAAWYADVSSAGRIGRNVFWPAPNVDSGLVRMVRRDPPVATASRQEVFAVVDAAFAQRRKTLRAALAGWAGSAPRAEEILRAAAVDPQARGEVLPIEDFARVADAARRLGAREVDGGPSPAASDDIG
- a CDS encoding zinc-dependent alcohol dehydrogenase, yielding MRALTWHGVEDVRVETVPDPVIEAPTDAVVRVTSTAICGSDLHLYKVLGPYLHEGDVLGHEFMGVVEAVGGETGELKVGDRVVVPFNISCGSCWMCERGLFAQCETTQNTEHGKGASLFGYTDMYGAVPGGQSELVRVPQAQFGPVRLPEHGADERFLYLSDILPTAWQGVRWADVPEGGTLAVIGLGPVGQLAVRAARHLGMRVIGVDLVPERLALAAEWGAEVLDVRTDGLDSPVKVGDAVRDLTDGRGAEGTLDAVGMEAHGNPVAAAMISAVGKLPGVVSRPMIEHAAIDRLAALHSSIEAVRRGGTVSVSGVYGGAVDPMPMMDMFDKGLTVRMGQCHVKRWTDELLELVSQDEDVLGLETLATHRVPLEEAPQMYETFQKKEDGCIKVVLRP
- a CDS encoding ABC-F family ATP-binding cassette domain-containing protein; protein product: MASPPPAALVALDKAHLVAGTQVLLDDVSVGVGDGDRIGVVGRNGGGKTSLLSVVRGTRELDAGRVVRTGHVTVGMLAQSDDLDPAATVGQVVLGDLAEHEWAGDGRVREVLDGLLGGTDAAALGGWDTVVGPLSGGERRRLALAALLVQDPDLLILDEPTNHLDVEGVSWLAAYLSGRRPRAGNALLVVTHDRWFLDEVSTRTWEVGEGQVHTYEGGYAAYVLAKVERQRVAKVTEERRANLARKELAWLRRGPPARTSKPRFRIDAANELIEGEPPPRDTVELVRFATTRLGKDVLDLLDATVTVGERTLLRDVTWRIGPGDRYGMVGVNGAGKSTLLRVLQGQHPLAAGRLKVGKTVRMACLTQELRELDRVAGWSVIDSITEVRSFTVIGGKEVSASSLAKRLGFSGGRQQSRVGDLSGGERRRLQFVRLLMDEPNVLLLDEPTNDLDIDTLTAMEDVLDGWAGTLIVVSHDRYLLERMTDRQVALLGDGGLRDLPGGVEQYLQLRAGMRATQQSGSGSGRGGAGRDGAGSGRDGAGSAPGATDGGASAAQVGGAGSTAGGPAWSAAEVREARKTLSRVERALDRLHAQEARLHDRMADAATDPDALGRLTAELQELHDQEQELELEWLEASEAAQG